The Hymenobacter sp. DG01 sequence GCCCACGTGGTAACGTACCAGCAAGCCGCCAACGGGAAGTACTATGCGGCCACCAGTGTAGCTCAGGCACTGAGCGTGGGGCGGGTTCTGAATGGTAAACCGTTTTACAGCCAGAAAACATGCGAGGTGTATTTCAGCCCGCCTACCCCCCTGGCTGCTACCAACCTGCCTGACCCGAGGAAGACCGGCGAAACGTGGGGTGGTGCATTTTGGCAGTTGCCGAAAGTGCCCTACCGCCCCGAGTTCTGGCAAACCTACCAGCGCCCGGCGCCTGCCGAACCAGCCCCGCAGCTGCAGGTTGCTAAGCCATAGCGAGCGAAATCAAAACGCCTTTCTGAGCATCAGAAAGGCGTTTTGATTTAGGGATAGGTGCAGATCAGGATTGCATGACCTCTTCTACCTTGCGCTTGCCGAAGATGCGGGCCACCCAGCGGGGTAGGAACACCGCGCCCAGCACTAGGTAGAGGTAGTAGGTTACGACACGGTAGAGCAACACCATGAAGTTGGTCATGGTGGGCGTGCCGATGAATTTGCCGAAGAAGGTAGGGAAGGCGCCTTCCGCTATGCCCGCGCCGCCCGGCGTAATAGCAATCAGCAGAATGACCTTATAGGTAAGATTGCGCCCGAAAATCAGCCAGAACTCCGGCCAAGTCACGTCGATAAACGCCGCAATCAGGCACCCAATCACCAGGTAGCGGGCCGTCCAGACGAAGGCTGTGCTCAGGGAGGCCCGCAGCCAATAGGCCAGGCCGTTGCCTCGCAGCTCCGCTGAGGCCAGCACCATTTCGTTGCCCATTTTGTAGGCCTTGCCGCGGAAGCGCCGGATGCCGCGCACCGAAAACAGGCGCACCAGCAGCCGCTTCACGGCCTTCGGGTTGATGAAAATGGCATACATCATCAGCAGAGCATACACCGTCACGAACACGTAGCTCAGGATAAACCCTACCCTTAGCGTGGCCACCAACCCACCCTGCAAAGCCTCGTGGGGGTAGAGGGCGTCGCCGCCGATAAGCACTACCAGGGGCACGGCCAGCACGTAGTACAGGTTGTCGAGCATGGCTGTGGCCATAATATAGGCCACCGATTTACCCAGCGGAATGCCCTCCTTATGCAGCAGCACCGGCGCCACCGCCGTTCCGCCCACCGCCGAGGGTAGCACGCACGATGAGAATTCCCAGAGCATAATCACGTCCAGGGCAGCCCGCCAGCTTAACACCTTCTGGGTGAGGTAGCGGATGCGGTACACGTACCCGGCGTCGCGAGCCACCAGCACCACCAGCATCACTAGCAGCCATAGGGGCTTGGCATCGGCCAGTGGGGCCAGGTCGCCGGGCTGGTAGCTGCGCCAGAACATAAAGCCCACCACGCCCAACCCAATCAGCACCGGCAGAATAATCCGCGAGGGACGGAGCTTATCCAGCAGCTGCTGGTCTTCGGTCTGGGCTTCGGTGAGGTGAGACATGTGGCGGAAAGGGTGGTCGGAACGCTAAAGGTACGGATTCGGGTAGGGGAAGGGTAATGAGGTGGTGAGGTGACAGGCCAGACGTCTGCCGCCAGTACGCGCACAACCTGTCACCTGCCACCTCATCACCATTTACCTCATCACTTCCCCACCCCTGAATTTCGTAACTCGACAGTTCAACCGCCCGACTGGAAAACCCGTAACTTTGTTCACTGTCCGCACGGGTCACCCGAAACAAGCTTAACCTTTTGCCCTGGGTCCCTGTTGCCTTGCTACTTATCCTCTTTTTCTACCCCGCACATGATTGTTGAACCTGGTGCCCTGCTGGCGGAAATTAATTCCCCCGACGACCTGAAGAAGCTCAGCCCGGACCAGTTGGTTCAGGTGAGTCAGGAGTTGCGGCAGTTTATCATTGATTCCGTATCGATTTACGGCGGACACTTCGGGGCTTCCTTGGGGGTAGTAGAGCTGACGGTAGCCCTGCACTACGTCTTCAACACGCCCCACGACCAGCTGGTGTGGGACGTGGGGCACCAGGCCTACGGCCACAAAATCCTCACCGGCCGCCGCGACCGGTTCCCGACCAACCGCCGCTATAAAGGCATGTCGGGCTTTCCGAAGCGCAGCGAAAGTGAGTACGACGCTTTCGGGGTAGGCCACAGCTCCACCAGCATTGGGGCCGCCCTGGGTATGGCCGTGGCCTCGGACTACAAAAAGGAGTTCGACCGCCAGCACATTGCCGTGATTGGCGACGGAGCCATGACGGCCGGTATGGCCTTCGAGGCCCTCAACCACGCTGGCGTCGAGAAGTCTAACCTGCTGGTTATCCTCAACGACAACTGCATGAGCATCGACCCTAACGTGGGCGCGCTCAAGGAATACCTCACCGATATTACCACCTCCCGCACCTACAACAAGGTGCGCGACGAACTGTGGAATGTGCTGGGCAAGCTCAGCAAGTTCGGCCCCAACCCCCAGCAGATTGCCCGCAAGGTGGAGTCGGCCATGAAGGCTACCCTGCTCAAGCAAAGCAACCTGTTCGAGGCCCTGAACTTCCGCTATTTCGGCCCCGTGGACGGCCACGATGTGCAGCATCTGGCCACCATTCTCAACGACCTGAAGAGCATTCCCGGCCCGAAAATCCTGCACTGCGTAACGGTGAAGGGCAAAGGCTATGCCCTGGCCGAAAAGGATCAGACCCTGTGGCATGCCCCCGGCCTGTTTGATAAGGTGACGGGCGAAATCCACAAGAAAGCCTACGAGAAGCCCCAGCCGCCCAAGTACCAGGATGTATTCGGAGAAACCATCGTGGAGCTGGCTGAGCAGAACGACAAAATCATGGGCGTGACGCCGGCTATGCCTTCGGGCTGCTCGCTCAACATCATGATGAAGCAAATGCCCACCCGCGCCTTCGACGTGGGCATTGCCGAGCAGCACGCCGTAACCTTCTCGGCGGGCCTGGCCACGCAAGGGCTGGTGCCGTTCTGCAACATTTACTCCTCGTTCATGCAGCGCGCCTACGACCAGGTAGTGCACGACGTGGCCCTGCAGAACCTGCACGTAGTATTCTGCCTAGACCGCGCCGGTTTCGCCGGCGCCGACGGCCCTACCCACCACGGCTGCTACGACCTGGCCTACATGCGCTGCATCCCGAACATGGTGGTTTCGGCGCCCATGAACGAGGAAGAGCTGCGCAACCTTATGTACACGGCCACGCTGCCCGAAAACGCCGGTCCGTTCAGCATCCGCTACCCCCGCGGCGAAGGCGTCATGCCCGAGTGGCGCAAGCCCCTGAAGAAGCTCACCATTGGCACGGGCCGGGTGGTGCGCGAAGGTGAAGGCGTGGCAGTACTAAGCATCGGGCACATCGGCAACTACGCCGTGAAGGCTACCGACAAGTTGCTCGCCGAAGGCCTCAACCCCGGTCACTACGACATGCGCTTCTGCAAGCCCCTGGACGAGGAAATGCTGCACCGCATTGCCCGCCAGTACAAGGCCATTGTAACTGTAGAAGATGGTTGCCTGCAGGGTGGCTTTGGTGCCGCCGTGCTGGAGTTCCTCGCCGACCACGGTTACGCCCTACCTGTGCGCCGCCTTGGCATCCCGGACCGCATCGTGGAGCACGGCACCCAGGACGAACTCTACAAAGAATGCGGCTTCGACGCCGACGGTATTGCCGCCGCCCTCCGCGAAATGGCCGGCAAAGTAGCCGCCCAAGCCCCGGTAGAAACGGTACTGCTGTAAGCTGGAGCTGATGGTATAGAAAAGCCCCGCTGGATGATTTCGGCGGGGCTTTTTACTTTCTTGGTGGTAAGGCAATACCTACAACTGATGCGGGTTGAACGCACCCACAGCCGAAGTAGCCACCGCTGCTTCGGCTTTGCGCTTCTGGGGAAATATGGGAACGAAAAAATATTTATTCGTGTAGGTACATCAATTGAAAAATGTCTCTACATTTGTTCCGGATTCAGCGGGGCAGGTGCTCCCGAGTCTTTCAGTGTCACTAACCGCAACGCCTACCACCATGGCTACTACCACTTGGGCAATTGACCCTACCCACTCCGAAGTACAGTTCAAAATCAAGCACCTCGTTATTTCGACTGTTACCGGCTCGTTCAAGAAGTTTGAAGGCCAGGCCGTGACCGAGAACGACAGCTTCGAGAATGCTCAAATCACGTTTGCGCTGGACGTAAACAGCATCGATACCAACCAGGAGCAGCGCGACGAGCACCTGCGCAACAACGACTTCTTCGACGCCGCTACCTACCCCCAAATCACCTTCACCTCCACCTCGCTGACGGCCAAAGGCGACAACGAGTACAAGCTGACGGGCAACATGACCATCAAGGACGTAACCAAGCCCGTAACCCTCGACGTGGAGTTTGGCGGCGTGGCCACCGACTTCTACGGCAACGAAAAGGCCGGCTTTGAAATCAGCGGCAAAATCAACCGCAAAGAGTTTGGTCTGACGTTCCACGCCGTAACCGAAGCCGGCTCCATCGTCCTCGGCGACGACGTGAAGCTCTCGGCTAGCGTGCAGCTGGTAAAGCAGAAAGAAGAAGTAGCTGCCTAAGCGGCACCTGCCACACACCTATTGCCTTCATAGCAAAAGCGCCGGCTGCCCCAGGGCGGCCGGCGCTTTTGCTATGAAGGCGGGGGTAGGGGCTGGGGTTGCAACTCCAATAGCCTGTTGCGACTGCAGCCCGATACGGTGCACAGCGGCAGCAATAACCCATTGGGCGCCGTATAACAGGCTTTTTGTTGCGTTGTTGCGGCGGTTAATGCCGTATACTTGAGTCAGAAACCCCTTGCTATGCCTTCTTCCCAGCCTACCATCCTGTTCCTGCACGGCTTCGCCGAAAACCGGGAAATCTGGACTGAGTTTACCCGCGAGTTTCCGGAAGGCTACCGCCTGCTGACCCTGGATCTGCCCGGCCACGGCACCAACGTGCACCACATCCTGGACTACAGCATGGAAGCCCAGGCCGACTATGTGGCCGAGCAGTTACGCGAAGAAACTATTGACCGAGTTTTAGTGGTGGGCCACAGCATGGGTGGGTACGTGGCTCTGGCGCTGGCCGAGCGCTACCCCCACTTAGTGGCCGGACTGGTACTGTTCCATTCTACTGCCCTCCCGGATACTGACGAGAAGAAGGCTAACCGCGACAAAAACCAGGACTTCGTGCACCGCCATGGGGTAGGGAAGTTTATGGATTCCTTTATCCGGCCCTTGTTCGCGCCCGCCAACCGCGACACTCTGCGAGAACAGCGCGAGCAGCTGGAAGCCATTGGCCGCGCCACGCCCGAAGCCACCGTGCTGGGTGGTCTGGAGGCCATGAAAAACCGCCCCGACCGCACCAGCGTGCTCCGGGAGGCAACCTTCCCCGTGTTATTTATTGCCGGCAAAGACGACGTAGCCGTGCCCACTGAAAGCCTGCTACCCCAACTGGCCCTGCCCACCCAAAGCCACGCCCTGCTGCTGAGCAACGTTGGGCACCTGGGCTACCTGGAGGCCCCTGAGCTGACGCGCCGGGCGTTGCTAAACTTTGCGGGGGTAGTGTTTGCGTCCGGGCAATAACCGGGGGTAGGCGCGCCGGCACAACAGTAAGGGCGCTTGTTCCAGTGCTTTGAATACGAAGTGGTTATAGTGTCCTGAACGTCAGAGGGAATATCTGGCACACACGGACGGGTTGGCCGTTGTACTGAACCGGCTGGCAGGGTAGCGCGGCTTCTACGGCGCGCTTAGCTTCGTCATCCAGCGCTTTAGATACGGAACGGATTACCTCCACCCGCTCCGGCCGGCCCTGCTCCGATACTTCCACGTAAAGCAGCACTACTCCCTGTACCCTGTTATGGATAGCGCTGGGTGGGTAGCGCAGCGCCCGCGCTACCATTTCCATGGCCCGGGGCTGCAGGGCCGGCAGCTCTCCGGTATTGACCAGAGGAACCGACTCCGGAGTACCGCCGAAAACCACCGGCACCCGCTGCACCGAAAAATCGGGTTTCCCTTTGTTTACGGCGGGTGTCCAGGCGGGCATGGCGGCAATAAGCTCGGCGGCGGCGATTAGCAGCTCGGCCGGGGCAGCAGGTAGCACGGGCTGCTGGTGCAGGCGGCGCTGGTCCTGAACGGGTAGGGGCTGCACGGGCGTAACGTGGGTTACCTGGCCGGTAGGAGCTACCACAAACTCTACGTACACTCGCGTGGGCTTCTCGGTGGGTTGGTAGCCCGCCGGATAAGGTGCCGAAGCAAGATAGGTCCGAAGCGCGGCCAGGCCCCCCGGAAAGCGGGCAACGCTGTTGGCGGAGGCTGCGGGCAGCACCTCGGCCTGCGGCACAGCTGCCAGGGACGGGTGAGGAGGCTGGGCCTGAGCCAGGCTGAGAAAGGGCAGAGCCAACAGGCAAACACTGCCGGGTATAGCGCGTAGCTGCATAAAAATGAGGTTATAGTGTGGGTAACGTAGCCATAAAAGCCCCAGAACATCAATAGCGGGGCGGGCGGCGGGCAAAGTAAGCAAAAAGCCTTGGCTGCGGTGGCTACTGCCGGGCGGTATTGCGGGCTGCCGGAGGGGTAGCGGGGCTGATATGCCGATGAGGCCCCGCCCTGCACCCTGGGCCCAGCCAGTCCGTAAGAGGCAAGTGTATGCCCCATGCCAGCCCTACCCTCGTTTTTCTGCACGGCTTTCTGGAAAGCAATGAAATCTGGGATGATTTCCTGCAGGACTTTCCGGCCGAATTTCAGACCCTGCGGCCCAACTTGCCCGGCTATGGGCCAGACCCGGCCCCCAGCCCCAACTACTCGCTGGAAGCTGCCGCCGACTACGTGCAGACCCAACTGCAGGCTGCCGGCGTACACCAGGCTTTGCTGGTGGGCCACAGCATGGGCGGCTACGTAGCGCTGGCCTTCGCCGAGAAATTTCCGGCCCAGGTCGCCGGCCTTTGCCTGTTTCATTCGTCCGCCCTGCCCGATTCGGAGGAAGACCGGGAGCGGCGCCAGCGCAACCGCGAGTTTCTGGAGCAGCATGGGGTAGCGGCCTTCACCGAGGAGTTTCTGAAACCACAATTTTCCGCTGCTCACCGCGAGTCCATGGAACACCATGTAGAAATGCTGCAACGCATAGGGGCCGCCGTGCCGCTGGCAACGGCGTTGGGCAGTATGGATGCTATGGCCCACCGTCCCGACCGGCGTCAGGTGTTGGAAAAAGCTACTTATCCCGTTCTTTTTATTGCGGGCAAGGACGACAAAGCGGTACCCTTAGCGAAAACTCACGAGGAAAGCCTGCTGCCTGATTACTCTACCGTGCTCTGGTTGGCTAACGTAGGGCACCTAGGGTTTCTGGAACGCCCCGCCGATACGCGCAAGGCTATTGAAGGCTTTGCGGAGCTGGTTTTCGGTAAATAGGGAATGTGCTCAGCTCTTCCAAAAACTGCTTATAAAACAACAACGTCGAGGCTTATATAGCCTCGGCGTTGTTGCCCTGGGGAGTTTAGGATAACTGAATCTGCTCTTCATTTGAAGCACAGGAAGATGCTAGA is a genomic window containing:
- a CDS encoding lysylphosphatidylglycerol synthase transmembrane domain-containing protein; translated protein: MSHLTEAQTEDQQLLDKLRPSRIILPVLIGLGVVGFMFWRSYQPGDLAPLADAKPLWLLVMLVVLVARDAGYVYRIRYLTQKVLSWRAALDVIMLWEFSSCVLPSAVGGTAVAPVLLHKEGIPLGKSVAYIMATAMLDNLYYVLAVPLVVLIGGDALYPHEALQGGLVATLRVGFILSYVFVTVYALLMMYAIFINPKAVKRLLVRLFSVRGIRRFRGKAYKMGNEMVLASAELRGNGLAYWLRASLSTAFVWTARYLVIGCLIAAFIDVTWPEFWLIFGRNLTYKVILLIAITPGGAGIAEGAFPTFFGKFIGTPTMTNFMVLLYRVVTYYLYLVLGAVFLPRWVARIFGKRKVEEVMQS
- the dxs gene encoding 1-deoxy-D-xylulose-5-phosphate synthase, whose protein sequence is MIVEPGALLAEINSPDDLKKLSPDQLVQVSQELRQFIIDSVSIYGGHFGASLGVVELTVALHYVFNTPHDQLVWDVGHQAYGHKILTGRRDRFPTNRRYKGMSGFPKRSESEYDAFGVGHSSTSIGAALGMAVASDYKKEFDRQHIAVIGDGAMTAGMAFEALNHAGVEKSNLLVILNDNCMSIDPNVGALKEYLTDITTSRTYNKVRDELWNVLGKLSKFGPNPQQIARKVESAMKATLLKQSNLFEALNFRYFGPVDGHDVQHLATILNDLKSIPGPKILHCVTVKGKGYALAEKDQTLWHAPGLFDKVTGEIHKKAYEKPQPPKYQDVFGETIVELAEQNDKIMGVTPAMPSGCSLNIMMKQMPTRAFDVGIAEQHAVTFSAGLATQGLVPFCNIYSSFMQRAYDQVVHDVALQNLHVVFCLDRAGFAGADGPTHHGCYDLAYMRCIPNMVVSAPMNEEELRNLMYTATLPENAGPFSIRYPRGEGVMPEWRKPLKKLTIGTGRVVREGEGVAVLSIGHIGNYAVKATDKLLAEGLNPGHYDMRFCKPLDEEMLHRIARQYKAIVTVEDGCLQGGFGAAVLEFLADHGYALPVRRLGIPDRIVEHGTQDELYKECGFDADGIAAALREMAGKVAAQAPVETVLL
- a CDS encoding YceI family protein; this encodes MATTTWAIDPTHSEVQFKIKHLVISTVTGSFKKFEGQAVTENDSFENAQITFALDVNSIDTNQEQRDEHLRNNDFFDAATYPQITFTSTSLTAKGDNEYKLTGNMTIKDVTKPVTLDVEFGGVATDFYGNEKAGFEISGKINRKEFGLTFHAVTEAGSIVLGDDVKLSASVQLVKQKEEVAA
- a CDS encoding alpha/beta fold hydrolase; this encodes MPSSQPTILFLHGFAENREIWTEFTREFPEGYRLLTLDLPGHGTNVHHILDYSMEAQADYVAEQLREETIDRVLVVGHSMGGYVALALAERYPHLVAGLVLFHSTALPDTDEKKANRDKNQDFVHRHGVGKFMDSFIRPLFAPANRDTLREQREQLEAIGRATPEATVLGGLEAMKNRPDRTSVLREATFPVLFIAGKDDVAVPTESLLPQLALPTQSHALLLSNVGHLGYLEAPELTRRALLNFAGVVFASGQ
- a CDS encoding energy transducer TonB; its protein translation is MALPFLSLAQAQPPHPSLAAVPQAEVLPAASANSVARFPGGLAALRTYLASAPYPAGYQPTEKPTRVYVEFVVAPTGQVTHVTPVQPLPVQDQRRLHQQPVLPAAPAELLIAAAELIAAMPAWTPAVNKGKPDFSVQRVPVVFGGTPESVPLVNTGELPALQPRAMEMVARALRYPPSAIHNRVQGVVLLYVEVSEQGRPERVEVIRSVSKALDDEAKRAVEAALPCQPVQYNGQPVRVCQIFPLTFRTL
- a CDS encoding alpha/beta fold hydrolase; this encodes MPHASPTLVFLHGFLESNEIWDDFLQDFPAEFQTLRPNLPGYGPDPAPSPNYSLEAAADYVQTQLQAAGVHQALLVGHSMGGYVALAFAEKFPAQVAGLCLFHSSALPDSEEDRERRQRNREFLEQHGVAAFTEEFLKPQFSAAHRESMEHHVEMLQRIGAAVPLATALGSMDAMAHRPDRRQVLEKATYPVLFIAGKDDKAVPLAKTHEESLLPDYSTVLWLANVGHLGFLERPADTRKAIEGFAELVFGK